From one Solanum lycopersicum chromosome 12, SLM_r2.1 genomic stretch:
- the LOC101262401 gene encoding transcription factor bHLH78-like isoform X2 gives MEKKNLFLNNVNTMNELNCTSTSFYNPNWENSSMDYQNDNILSSNSNNFGEISPNSFVGSNNNSCYTTPLNSPPRLNLSNFDHQIKGNFPNTSNNLPHFSTNLGNFSCFGGNDSQFVQNLESCKLSRNKSMKESEFGDSRENSSISQQIQLEEVGIKCQNDANSKKGKSIPKRKAKEITPKNDNVSTQNNESSSKRVKSDEKNEENQKPQDSLKDYIHVRARRGQATDAHSLAERVRREKIGERMKFLQDLVPGCNKVTGKAVMLDEIINYVQSLQCQVEFLSMKLSNLNSTTDFNAESLTSKNVPTFFEDHDLHSFIHMGFSQIQAQNYPGNVSTAQMKAEL, from the exons atggagaagaaaaatttGTTCTTGAACAATGTCAACACAATGAATGAGTTGAATTGTACTAGTACTAGTTTTTACAATCCCAATTGGGAGAATTCTTCAATGGATTatcaaaatgacaatattttgtCTAGTAATAGTAACAAttttggtgaaatttcaccaaatTCTTTTGTTGGTAGTAATAACAATTCTTGTTATACTACTCCATTGAATTCTCCTCCAAGACTCAATCTTTCCAACTTTGATCATCAAATCAAGGGAAATTTTCCAAATACTAGTAATAATTTGCCACATTTTTCTACTAATCTTGgaaatttttcttgttttggtgGCAATGATTCACAATTTGtccaaaatttggaaagttgTAAACTTTCAAGAAACAAGTCTATGAAAGAAAGTGAATTTGGAGATTCAAGAGAGAATTCTTCAATTTCTCAACAAATTCAACTTGAAGAAGTTGGAATCAAATGTCAAAATGATGCAAATTCCAAGAAAGGGAAATCAATTCCAAAGAGGAAAGCTAAAGAAATCACTCCCAAGAATGATAAT GTTTCAACACAAAACAATGAATCAAGTTCAAAAAGAGTCAAATctgatgaaaaaaatgaagaaaatcaaaAGCCTCAAGATTCATTAAAGGATTATATTCATGTTAGAGCTAGAAGGGGTCAAGCCACAGATGCACATAGTCTAGCTGAaagg gtgagaagagaaaaaattgGTGAAAGAATGAAGTTTTTACAAGATCTTGTACCTGGCTGCAATAAA gtgACTGGAAAAGCTGTGATGCTTGATGAGATTATTAACTATGTACAATCCCTACAATGTCAAGTTGAG TTCCTCTCGATGAAGTTATCTAATCTGAATTCAACAACTGACTTCAACGCGGAATCTCTTACGTCTAAGAAT gttcCAACATTCTTTGAAGATCATGATCTTCATAGTTTTATCCATATGGGGTTTAGCCAAATTCAAGCACAAAACTATCCTG GCAATGTCTCCACAGCACAAATGAAGGCTGAACTATGA
- the LOC101262401 gene encoding transcription factor bHLH77-like isoform X1 — protein MEKKNLFLNNVNTMNELNCTSTSFYNPNWENSSMDYQNDNILSSNSNNFGEISPNSFVGSNNNSCYTTPLNSPPRLNLSNFDHQIKGNFPNTSNNLPHFSTNLGNFSCFGGNDSQFVQNLESCKLSRNKSMKESEFGDSRENSSISQQIQLEEVGIKCQNDANSKKGKSIPKRKAKEITPKNDNVSTQNNESSSKRVKSDEKNEENQKPQDSLKDYIHVRARRGQATDAHSLAERVRREKIGERMKFLQDLVPGCNKVTGKAVMLDEIINYVQSLQCQVEFLSMKLSNLNSTTDFNAESLTSKNMFQSVGSLHHNMNSSESSVQEFPYGFQSQQGSNIQSFLTKETEFPFKINPHLDGFVEQTPQVPTFFEDHDLHSFIHMGFSQIQAQNYPGNVSTAQMKAEL, from the exons atggagaagaaaaatttGTTCTTGAACAATGTCAACACAATGAATGAGTTGAATTGTACTAGTACTAGTTTTTACAATCCCAATTGGGAGAATTCTTCAATGGATTatcaaaatgacaatattttgtCTAGTAATAGTAACAAttttggtgaaatttcaccaaatTCTTTTGTTGGTAGTAATAACAATTCTTGTTATACTACTCCATTGAATTCTCCTCCAAGACTCAATCTTTCCAACTTTGATCATCAAATCAAGGGAAATTTTCCAAATACTAGTAATAATTTGCCACATTTTTCTACTAATCTTGgaaatttttcttgttttggtgGCAATGATTCACAATTTGtccaaaatttggaaagttgTAAACTTTCAAGAAACAAGTCTATGAAAGAAAGTGAATTTGGAGATTCAAGAGAGAATTCTTCAATTTCTCAACAAATTCAACTTGAAGAAGTTGGAATCAAATGTCAAAATGATGCAAATTCCAAGAAAGGGAAATCAATTCCAAAGAGGAAAGCTAAAGAAATCACTCCCAAGAATGATAAT GTTTCAACACAAAACAATGAATCAAGTTCAAAAAGAGTCAAATctgatgaaaaaaatgaagaaaatcaaaAGCCTCAAGATTCATTAAAGGATTATATTCATGTTAGAGCTAGAAGGGGTCAAGCCACAGATGCACATAGTCTAGCTGAaagg gtgagaagagaaaaaattgGTGAAAGAATGAAGTTTTTACAAGATCTTGTACCTGGCTGCAATAAA gtgACTGGAAAAGCTGTGATGCTTGATGAGATTATTAACTATGTACAATCCCTACAATGTCAAGTTGAG TTCCTCTCGATGAAGTTATCTAATCTGAATTCAACAACTGACTTCAACGCGGAATCTCTTACGTCTAAGAAT ATGTTTCAATCCGTCGGATCGTTGCATCATAACATGAATTCATCAGAATCCTCAGTACAAGAATTTCCATATGGATTTCAATCTCAACAAGGGTCAAATATACAAAGTTTCTTAACTAAAGAAACAGAATTTCCCTTTAAGATTAATCCTCATTTGGATGGTTTTGTGGAGCAAACACCTCAG gttcCAACATTCTTTGAAGATCATGATCTTCATAGTTTTATCCATATGGGGTTTAGCCAAATTCAAGCACAAAACTATCCTG GCAATGTCTCCACAGCACAAATGAAGGCTGAACTATGA